The proteins below are encoded in one region of Lagenorhynchus albirostris chromosome 7, mLagAlb1.1, whole genome shotgun sequence:
- the POLE3 gene encoding DNA polymerase epsilon subunit 3 — MAERPEDLNLPNAVITRIIKEALPDGVSISKEARSAISRAASVFVLYATSCANNFAMKGKRKTLNASDVLSAMEEMEFQRFVTPLKEALEAYRREQKGKKEASEQKKKDKDKKTDSEEQDKSRDEDNDEDEERLEEEEQNEEEEVDN, encoded by the exons ATGGCGGAGAGGCCCGAGGACCTAAACCTGCCCAATGCCGTCATCACCAGGATCATCAAGGAGGCG ctcccggaCGGTGTCAGCATCTCCAAGGAGGCCCGGAGCGCCATCTCCCGCGCCGCCAGCGTCTTCGTGCTGTACGCCACATCCTG TGCCAACAACTTCGCGATGAAAGGGAAACGCAAGACACTGAATGCCAGCGATGTGCTCTCCGCCATGGAGGAGATGGAGTTTCAGCGGTTCGTGACCCCGTTAAAAGAAGCTCTGGAAG CTTACAGGAGGGAGCAAAAAGGCAAAAAGGAAGCttcagagcaaaagaagaaggacaaagacaaaaaaacagaTTCAGAAGAGCAAGACAAGAGCAGGGATGAGGACAACGATGAAGATGAGGAGAGGCTGgaggaagaagaacagaatgAAGAGGAGGAAGTGGACAACTGA